Proteins from one Acidobacteriota bacterium genomic window:
- a CDS encoding GNAT family N-acetyltransferase, protein MSIEIKILSENEESILNHIAPNVFDYPLDVERTREFLKDPRHHLVVAIDQAQVVGFISAVHYVHPDKPNPELWINEVGVAPTHHGQGIGKAMMKSLLNLARELNCSEAWVLTERTNLPAMKLYASTGGQEAPINAVMFNFFLSDTSK, encoded by the coding sequence ATGAGTATTGAAATCAAAATCCTGAGCGAAAACGAAGAAAGCATTCTCAACCACATTGCCCCGAATGTTTTTGACTATCCGCTTGATGTGGAGCGCACCCGTGAATTCTTGAAAGACCCGCGCCATCATCTGGTGGTTGCCATTGATCAGGCACAGGTGGTTGGGTTCATTTCTGCGGTTCATTACGTCCACCCTGACAAACCCAACCCGGAACTGTGGATCAACGAAGTCGGTGTGGCCCCAACTCATCACGGCCAGGGAATTGGAAAAGCCATGATGAAGTCACTTTTGAATCTGGCTCGCGAATTGAACTGCTCCGAAGCCTGGGTGCTGACTGAACGAACCAACCTCCCGGCGATGAAGCTCTATGCCTCAACCGGCGGCCAGGAAGCACCAATCAATGCTGTGATGTTTAACTTTTTCCTCAGTG
- a CDS encoding HNH endonuclease encodes MEFAKGDPRTRPIFDASKWYGNTSILTAITSNSLQVEEIIADLASKMDSTGDFEISSIKESREKVLTEIVRRRGQPKFRKMLLDAYGGCCAFSGCSVEAVLEAAHIHPYKGPLTNHPQNGLLLRTDLHTLFDLGLLTVNTDNMTIVIDPKLANTEYAQFSGKKLHLPSEISMRPSVDALNAHHHRKGQIVKDLEILNRRADNLNAEAEDVLAYQINNVDC; translated from the coding sequence ATGGAGTTTGCAAAAGGTGATCCACGTACACGACCGATATTTGATGCTTCCAAATGGTATGGAAATACCTCAATTCTTACAGCAATTACCTCAAACTCATTACAGGTTGAGGAAATAATTGCTGATCTTGCATCCAAAATGGATTCAACTGGTGACTTCGAAATCAGCAGCATTAAGGAATCGCGCGAAAAGGTATTGACAGAAATCGTTCGACGACGAGGTCAACCAAAATTTCGGAAAATGTTGCTTGATGCCTATGGTGGCTGCTGTGCATTTTCAGGATGTTCAGTAGAGGCAGTTTTGGAAGCAGCCCATATCCATCCATACAAAGGGCCTTTAACAAATCATCCTCAGAATGGGTTATTGCTAAGGACTGATCTACACACTTTGTTTGATTTGGGTCTTCTAACCGTAAACACGGATAATATGACAATAGTCATAGACCCAAAACTTGCCAATACTGAATACGCTCAGTTCTCAGGTAAAAAACTGCACCTTCCAAGTGAGATTTCAATGAGACCCAGTGTTGATGCACTGAACGCCCATCATCATAGAAAAGGTCAAATCGTCAAAGACCTGGAAATTCTCAATCGGCGTGCGGACAACCTCAATGCCGAAGCGGAAGACGTCCTCGCCTACCAAATCAACAATGTGGATTGTTGA